One region of Etheostoma cragini isolate CJK2018 chromosome 16, CSU_Ecrag_1.0, whole genome shotgun sequence genomic DNA includes:
- the cdk9 gene encoding cyclin-dependent kinase 9, with the protein MQRDKTSNAGGAEKPDREAAIMSKYYDGVEFPFCDEFSKYEKMAKIGQGTFGEVFKAKHRQTGKKVALKKVLMENEKEGFPITALREIKILQLLKHENVVNLIEICRTKATQFNRYKGSIYLVFDFCEHDLAGLLSNANVKFTLAEIKKVMQMLLNGLYYIHRNKILHRDMKAANVLITRDGVLKLADFGLARAFSLAKNSQGNRYTNRVVTLWYRPPELLLGERDYGPPIDLWGAGCIMAEMWTRSPIMQGNTEQHQLTLISQLCGSITAEVWPGVDKKYELYQKMELPKGQKRKVKDRLKAYVKDPYALDLIDKLLVLDPAQRIDSDDALNHDFFWSDPMPSDLKNMLSTHNTSMFEYLAPPRRRGHMPQQPPNQNRNPATTSQTEFDRVF; encoded by the exons ATGCAGcgagacaaaacaagcaacgCCGGTGGGGCTGAAAA GCCCGACCGGGAGGCCGCCATAATGTCGAAATACTACGATGGAGTTGAATTTCCTTTCTGTGACGAGTTCTCCAAATatgaaaaaatggcaaaaattgGGCAAGGAACCTTTGG GGAGGTGTTCAAAGCAAAGCACAGACAGACCGGGAAGAAGGTCGCACTGAAGAAAGTTTTGATGGAAAATGAGAAAGAAGGG TTCCCAATCACAGCTCTGAGAGAGATCAAGATCCTACAGCTACTCAAACATGAAAATGTGGTCAATCTGATCGAGATCTGCAGAACCAAAG CTACTCAGTTCAACAGATACAAAGGCAGCATCTACCTGGTGTTTGACTTCTGTGAGCATGACCTGGCTGGGCTGCTTAGCAATGCCAATGTGAAGTTCACCCTGGCAGAGATCAAGAAGGTCATGCAGATGCTGCTCAATGGCTTGTACTACATCCACAGAAACAAG ATCCTTCACAGAGATATGAAGGCAGCCAACGTGCTCATCACTAGAGACGGTGTCCTGAAGCTGGCTGACTTTGGTCTGGCTCGAGCCTTTAGCCTGGCTAAAAACAGCCAGGGGAACCGCTACACTAACCGTGTGGTCACACTGTGGTACAGACCTCCAGAGCTGCTGCTAG GTGAGCGGGACTACGGCCCCCCCATTGACCTGTGGGGAGCAGGCTGCATAATGGCAGAGATGTGGACAAGAAGTCCCATAATGCAAGGCAACACGGAGCAGCATCAGCTCACTCTCATCAGCCAGCTGTGTGGCTCCATCACTGCCGAG GTGTGGCCTGGCGTGGATAAGAAGTATGAGCTTTACCAGAAAATGGAGCTACCCAAAGGCCAAAAGAGGAAAGTAAAGGATCGTCTTAAAGCCTATGTCAAAGACCCGTACGCCCTCGATCTGATAGATAAACTCTTGGTCCTGGACCCAGCACAGCGCATTGACAGCGACGACGCGCTCAACCACGACTTCTTCTGGTCCGACCCCATGCCGTCAGACCTGAAGAACATGCTCTCCACTCACAACACCTCCATGTTTGAATATCTGGCCCCGCCCAGACGGAGAGGCCACATGCCGCAGCAGCCGCCCAATCAGAACAGAAACCCAGCCACTACCAGTCAGACTGAGTTTGATCGAGTGTTTTAG